The genomic segment CAAGCGAATATTCTCCTGAATACGCTGACTATAATCCAAGCGCTCCGAGTCTGGCAAATCAACCCCCGACATAGTAAGCACCTGACTAAAACCACCTATAGCATTCAGAGGTGTACGCACCTCATGAGTGATACCCCGCAAGAAAGCCGTTTTCGCCTTTAAGGCCGACTCGGCACGGTCACGTTCTATGGCCAGTTGTTTATTCTGTGCCACCACCACATTGCGTTCGCGCTCCAGTTGTCGGTTTTTTATCTCCAGTCGATGGCGCCATCGGTTATTAGCCACAAGGAACACGAGCATCGCCACGATACCCAAAATCATAGTCACGCCACCAGTTGTAAACCGCGAACGCTGTTGTAATTGCTCATTCTGTTTCCTCATCCTGTCAAGTTCTACCAAGTCCGACGAAACAGTATCTTTCGAAGAATAATTCATGTCAACGTTGGCAGCGACAACCACCGTACTATCCTCTGCCCAACAGTCAAAGGACACTACAAACGTCAGCAGCAACGCGACGAGAATTCTAAAATAGGTCGATCTCATCCAATTCAAGTACTTATCATTTACAAGAAAACGCAACCATTTGATATCAAACGATTGCGTTTCTCAGCGGAGAGAGAGGATTGTGAACCATCCTCCTAAAACGTTGATTACCAGTCTCGTTAATCTCTACTTTAATATCTCTGTAACACTTTTGTCACCAAGAGTCTTTTT from the Prevotella sp. E15-22 genome contains:
- a CDS encoding sensor histidine kinase KdpD — protein: MRSTYFRILVALLLTFVVSFDCWAEDSTVVVAANVDMNYSSKDTVSSDLVELDRMRKQNEQLQQRSRFTTGGVTMILGIVAMLVFLVANNRWRHRLEIKNRQLERERNVVVAQNKQLAIERDRAESALKAKTAFLRGITHEVRTPLNAIGGFSQVLTMSGVDLPDSERLDYSQRIQENIRLLTNILDDLILISNVESSTELPPAEECIASGLLEVAKEQVRPQLPSSVAMTTRCDIPDSRVLLSYPRMIQLVLSRLLDNAAKFTKKGSVVLSLCQEEDCLHFSVVDSGPGIPEDKSEFIFERFAKLDSFVQGAGLGLAIARMVAERLGGTLTLDTSYHGGAKFDFVIPFSQQA